In Arsenicicoccus dermatophilus, a genomic segment contains:
- the trmB gene encoding tRNA (guanosine(46)-N7)-methyltransferase TrmB, producing the protein MTDQPSPDGTAPDQPARRTTYTVGIAEPVTGEGVRRMVSFARVDQRLQDKDARAIERYGDRWLLDLPRSTNRSDVHPDARLDPVAVFGRRAPLVVEVGAGSGDATTAGGEQLPDHDLLSLEVYRPGLYDMLRKVGSRDLRNVRLLEADAVPVFETLLPAGSVREVWTFFPDPWPKTRHHKRRIVQPAFATLVARVLEPGGVWRLATDWPDYAAWMQQVLDEHPDFEGGPDERFAVRPMTRFERRGVAAGRPITDLTYRRR; encoded by the coding sequence GTGACCGACCAGCCCTCCCCGGACGGGACGGCGCCCGACCAGCCCGCGCGACGGACGACATACACCGTCGGCATCGCCGAGCCCGTCACCGGCGAGGGGGTGCGCCGGATGGTGAGCTTCGCGCGGGTCGACCAGCGGCTCCAGGACAAGGACGCGCGGGCGATCGAGCGGTACGGCGACCGCTGGCTGCTCGACCTCCCGCGGTCGACGAACCGCTCGGACGTGCACCCGGACGCGCGGCTGGACCCGGTCGCGGTCTTCGGACGGCGGGCGCCCCTGGTCGTCGAGGTGGGCGCCGGCTCCGGTGACGCCACGACGGCGGGCGGGGAGCAGCTGCCCGACCACGACCTGCTGTCGCTGGAGGTGTACCGGCCGGGGCTCTACGACATGCTCCGCAAGGTCGGCTCCCGCGACCTGCGCAACGTGCGGCTGCTGGAGGCCGACGCGGTGCCGGTCTTCGAGACCCTCCTGCCGGCGGGCTCGGTCCGCGAGGTGTGGACCTTCTTCCCCGACCCCTGGCCCAAGACGCGGCACCACAAGCGCCGCATCGTGCAGCCGGCCTTCGCGACCCTCGTCGCCCGCGTCCTGGAGCCGGGCGGCGTATGGCGCCTGGCCACCGACTGGCCCGACTACGCCGCCTGGATGCAGCAGGTGCTCGACGAGCACCCGGACTTCGAGGGCGGGCCGGACGAGCGCTTCGCCGTGCGGCCGATGACTCGCTTCGAGCGGCGCGGGGTCGCGGCCGGGCGGCCGATCACCGACCTCACCTATCGCCGCCGCTGA